DNA sequence from the Parafrankia irregularis genome:
GATGGGTGGTCGAGAACAACAAGGCCTGGCGCTCGGCCACCACAGTCCGGCGAACGTGGCTGCGTAACTTCCTCACCAGCCGCAAGACTCCCCCGAAGGGGGCCTGTCGGTTCGCTGCGGATTCCGTCGCCTCGGGAAGCCACGAACTGCGCCGCGCCCTCGAACGTCGGCACCCAATCGCCCGTGAGGTTCTTGGCGGCAAGGACACGCCTCTCAGCGCCGATCAGCTCACCGAGCTGATCGATGCAGCGTCTGAGCCGCGAGCCCAGGTCCTGACTCTGGCCCTCATTCTCGCGGCCTACGAGGACGCCCTCGACGTGCATGTCTGGCGCCACCCCACCTCCACCGCACGGCGTTACCTGACCGCTCTGCAGTCCTGGGGATACGAACTGGCCGAAGTCGAACTCCTCGTCACGGCGCCCCCCGGCAACTCCGATGACGAGCCGGCCGCCGGCGATGAAGCACACACGGACAGCAACCAGTCGCCCAATGGCGATCCAACCGCGACTCCAGGAGCGCAGGACCCCGCCGATGACGGGGCCCCGCGCTCGGACGCCTGACCCGAGCCGCTACACCCGCCTCCCCCAGGTCGCACCCCCGCCGGGGGAGGCGGAGCTCTGTCCTCAGCCACGAAATCTCGGAGAGGTTCACTCATGGCCGATACTCAGAAGGACCGTAGATATGCTATGGAAGTCGGCATGCGACTCCGCGAAATCCGAAAGCAGCAGGGGTTGTCGCTCCAAGGCGTCGAGATCAGATCAAATGGTAAGACGAAAGTCGCCGCCCTCGGTTCCTACGAGAGAGGCGACCGAATGGTGACCGTGATCCAGCTCGCCGAGCTTGCCAACTTGTATCGCGTCCCGACCTCTGTCCTTTTGCCGCAACACGACCGGTCGGCAGCCGGCAAGCAGCAGTCACGAATAGTCCTCGATCTCCAGAAGCTCGCAGAGGCTCCGGCCGAAGCTTCCACGCTGGCTCGCTGGGTAGAGCATATCCGGCGACAGCGAGGCGACTATGCGGGCCGTATGTTGTCCATCCGGTACGGCGATCTTGAAGCGCTCGCTGCTATCTATGACACGTCTCCATATGAACTAGTAGCACTTCTACGGTCCTGGCATGTACTGCACCCATCAAGCAGCGAGCTAGGCGCAACGGATGGTGGCGAGGGCCTCATCTCCCAGTCTTCGGAGGATGTCGAAGTCTGCCCCCGGCCATCAGGTTCGGCTGTCCTTCCTCCCCAGGGGTAAAGCCGCCACAGAGATCCCCAAGGTTCGCAGGGCCGAGCTTCAGACAACCCAACCTGCGGGCCCGACGGCCTTGGGGACACGTGTAAGGCCAGACCCATGGGTCGACCTGACCACCATCGTCCGGAGGCTCTGCCTCGTAGGCTGACTTCGGTACGAGGAGGAAGGGAACGGATGACATGAGCCGCCCCCGAGACGGCTTCGGCCCGGTGCAGCTGGCCCGCTGGCTTGGCATCACAGAGCGGCAGCTGCGGCGAGCGCAGGACCGAGGCCTGATCCCCCCACCCGACAGGGACGATCATCGCTGGTCGGATCATGTGGCGAAGACCTTGCCGGACCAGGTCGAAATGATCATATCGAAGGTCGAGGCCCAGCCTGAACCTGAGCAGTCGGTCGACACCGAACCAGCACCACGCCGAAGTCGTGACGGCTTCGGTCCCGTACAGCTGGCCCGGCAGCTAGACATCAAAGACTGGCAGTTGCGCCGCGCGCAGGACCGAGGGCTCATCCCGGCGCCCGACATCGACGAACGCAGAT
Encoded proteins:
- a CDS encoding transcriptional regulator encodes the protein MADTQKDRRYAMEVGMRLREIRKQQGLSLQGVEIRSNGKTKVAALGSYERGDRMVTVIQLAELANLYRVPTSVLLPQHDRSAAGKQQSRIVLDLQKLAEAPAEASTLARWVEHIRRQRGDYAGRMLSIRYGDLEALAAIYDTSPYELVALLRSWHVLHPSSSELGATDGGEGLISQSSEDVEVCPRPSGSAVLPPQG